In Arthrobacter sp. StoSoilB5, one genomic interval encodes:
- a CDS encoding MarR family transcriptional regulator: MVPVTPSAESDAAESDVVELVIEDWRRERPDLDPSAIAVFGRLLRVVAAQRAVQDSIYEPYGLTLASFDVLANLRRSGPPHRKTAGELANSSMLTTGGITFRLDRMEEQNLIERVRSREDRRVVFAQMTEHGKALIDEVISKHFDTQHNMLAGLTPEEVEQLAVLLKKAELSIAAFDSQAAPAPEEVSVNG; encoded by the coding sequence ATGGTCCCTGTGACACCAAGCGCTGAATCCGACGCCGCTGAATCCGACGTCGTTGAATTGGTCATCGAGGACTGGCGTCGCGAACGGCCCGACCTTGATCCCAGCGCAATCGCGGTGTTTGGGCGACTGCTGCGCGTAGTGGCCGCACAGCGTGCCGTGCAGGACTCGATCTATGAGCCGTATGGGCTCACCTTGGCGTCCTTCGATGTACTGGCCAACCTGCGCCGCTCGGGACCGCCGCACAGGAAAACTGCCGGTGAACTGGCAAATTCTTCCATGCTGACCACCGGTGGAATCACCTTCAGGCTGGACCGGATGGAGGAGCAGAACCTCATTGAGCGCGTCCGGTCGCGGGAGGATCGCCGCGTCGTCTTTGCCCAGATGACCGAGCATGGCAAGGCGCTCATAGACGAGGTTATTTCGAAGCACTTTGATACGCAGCACAACATGCTGGCTGGACTTACGCCCGAGGAAGTCGAGCAGCTGGCGGTGCTCCTCAAGAAAGCTGAGCTATCGATTGCGGCCTTTGATTCGCAGGCTGCACCCGCGCCTGAGGAAGTTTCCGTCAACGGTTAG
- a CDS encoding Lrp/AsnC family transcriptional regulator has protein sequence MISELDLEIVNALQINPRAEWSRVADVLELSGPTVARRWQALSEQGLAWITPSPGPRYLSAGWSAFIQLSSLPSENEALVRQLCAEPAYGTVSLVSGSHDLFVDCFASSHEELMDIVTGSFPSLPGITHREVVFVTKLYRQASEWRSGTLEPSRARLMSTEPLPAPAAYSPDTLDATLLEELASDGRASWADLGAACGVSPQTARRRVERVLASGYMTLRCDTSGAANRGLREVTLMLNVPARDVDDVGRYFAAQPNCRLSAQVLGAQNLVVTLWVRDYLEAQAFERELAERAPGSSVISRQAVVRTYKRLGHILDESGRSRSVVPLPLWRETLDGTPSTNR, from the coding sequence ATGATCTCAGAGCTTGACCTCGAAATCGTTAATGCGCTCCAGATCAATCCCCGCGCCGAATGGAGCCGCGTGGCGGACGTGCTGGAACTGTCTGGCCCCACTGTGGCACGCCGCTGGCAAGCGCTTTCGGAGCAGGGCTTGGCATGGATCACGCCGTCACCAGGCCCGCGGTATTTGAGCGCCGGGTGGTCCGCGTTCATCCAGCTATCGTCGCTGCCCAGCGAAAATGAAGCTCTGGTCCGGCAATTGTGCGCGGAACCTGCCTACGGAACCGTATCGCTGGTCTCCGGATCCCATGATTTGTTCGTGGATTGCTTCGCATCGAGCCACGAAGAACTCATGGACATCGTCACGGGATCCTTCCCGTCCCTGCCTGGCATCACGCACAGGGAGGTCGTATTCGTCACCAAGCTGTACCGGCAGGCATCCGAGTGGCGCAGCGGAACGTTGGAACCTTCACGGGCCCGGCTCATGTCGACGGAACCGCTGCCTGCGCCGGCAGCCTATTCGCCCGACACGTTGGACGCGACCCTTTTGGAAGAACTGGCTTCGGATGGGAGGGCAAGCTGGGCGGACCTTGGTGCAGCTTGCGGAGTTTCACCGCAAACCGCCCGACGCCGGGTGGAACGCGTCCTTGCCTCGGGCTACATGACGCTGAGGTGCGATACGTCCGGAGCTGCCAACCGGGGATTGCGGGAGGTCACGCTTATGCTCAATGTCCCCGCCCGCGACGTAGACGATGTGGGGCGCTACTTCGCTGCGCAGCCGAATTGCCGCCTTAGCGCCCAGGTGCTCGGCGCGCAGAACCTCGTAGTCACACTGTGGGTCCGCGACTATTTGGAAGCCCAGGCGTTTGAACGCGAGCTCGCGGAGCGTGCGCCCGGGAGCTCAGTGATCTCGCGGCAAGCCGTGGTCCGGACGTACAAACGCCTCGGCCACATCCTTGACGAATCCGGGCGCAGCCGCAGCGTGGTGCCGTTGCCCCTATGGAGGGAGACGCTGGATGGAACTCCCTCAACTAACCGTTGA
- a CDS encoding MFS transporter codes for MASKTAPPATGATTRRTIAGMILAMALIESLSGVTQGYLNPILPALGPVFEIDDPTINGIFLISNVSFAVLTPIISRLGDSYGYRLVLRWSTGVVAVGVLQMALWPSLWTVTVGVVMLTCVVGFIPLMMGILRVSSPAHTRTGVSVMIGMLMIMVGAGGLLAGIVGVTDPTLGFWVAVPFAVIAFVCSFVLPDAGVPTREGIALLPLLACSLGLIGFVVALSMAPEWGWLDARTLAAGLVGFALLAYWAKRDYSGAHGGRFMDLRMLANPRIRAISVATFFFGFASISYFGTNGIFLHSNPDKTGYGFALSPLMIAIVLALASVLSLVSSLLTARALRRFGERATLVFAGLLLAGGFLVMIVAHGSLSWYCVGFAMFNLSLGMYQAGTRSLSVEGVPLEETSTAAGLNELALSVGIAVGAAVVKLLSSASVESGRITEAGLLSIWGALAVAALIAAAASARYPKREKAGVSA; via the coding sequence ATGGCAAGCAAGACAGCACCTCCTGCGACAGGGGCCACAACGCGCAGGACTATCGCGGGAATGATCCTGGCAATGGCACTGATCGAGTCGCTCAGCGGAGTCACGCAGGGATACCTGAACCCGATACTGCCTGCGCTGGGACCCGTCTTCGAGATTGATGACCCCACCATCAACGGCATCTTCCTCATCTCCAACGTCAGTTTTGCGGTTCTCACGCCGATCATTTCCAGGCTTGGCGACAGCTATGGATACCGGCTTGTTCTACGCTGGTCCACCGGCGTCGTAGCGGTGGGCGTGCTCCAGATGGCGCTCTGGCCGTCGCTGTGGACGGTGACGGTTGGCGTCGTCATGCTGACCTGCGTTGTGGGCTTCATCCCGCTGATGATGGGAATCCTCCGCGTCAGCAGCCCGGCACACACCCGGACCGGCGTGAGTGTCATGATCGGCATGCTCATGATCATGGTGGGAGCCGGCGGCCTGCTTGCAGGAATCGTCGGCGTCACCGATCCGACGCTTGGATTCTGGGTTGCCGTTCCGTTCGCGGTCATCGCTTTCGTCTGTTCCTTCGTACTGCCCGACGCCGGGGTCCCCACTCGTGAGGGCATCGCTTTGCTCCCGCTTCTGGCCTGTTCCCTCGGGCTGATTGGTTTCGTGGTGGCACTCTCCATGGCGCCTGAATGGGGCTGGCTCGACGCCCGCACGCTGGCTGCCGGCCTGGTGGGGTTCGCCCTGCTGGCCTACTGGGCAAAGCGCGACTACAGCGGGGCCCATGGCGGCAGGTTCATGGACCTTCGGATGCTGGCCAATCCACGGATCCGTGCCATTTCCGTGGCCACGTTCTTCTTCGGCTTCGCGTCCATCAGCTACTTCGGCACCAACGGCATCTTCCTGCATTCCAACCCGGACAAGACCGGATATGGGTTCGCGCTCAGCCCGCTGATGATCGCGATTGTGCTGGCTTTGGCTTCCGTTCTCTCACTGGTTTCCTCGCTGCTGACGGCACGGGCACTGCGCCGATTCGGCGAACGCGCCACCCTGGTATTTGCGGGCCTGCTGCTGGCAGGCGGCTTCCTGGTCATGATCGTGGCCCACGGGTCCTTGTCCTGGTACTGCGTGGGTTTTGCGATGTTCAACCTGAGCCTGGGGATGTACCAGGCAGGCACGCGCTCGCTGTCCGTGGAAGGCGTTCCGCTGGAAGAAACGTCGACGGCGGCCGGGCTCAACGAGCTGGCCCTGTCCGTCGGCATCGCGGTGGGTGCCGCCGTCGTGAAGCTGCTGTCCTCAGCCTCTGTGGAATCCGGCCGCATCACCGAGGCCGGGCTTCTGTCCATCTGGGGAGCACTGGCAGTGGCCGCGCTGATCGCGGCCGCGGCAAGCGCCCGCTACCCGAAGCGCGAGAAAGCCGGGGTGTCCGCATGA
- a CDS encoding M20 family metallopeptidase, producing the protein MTATGLNSMSRGAGVVRESQGDVEATLKAATERWKPDLLDLSHAIHADPELGGQEFRAVKRVRRLLRTAGFRFDNRQPLQATAFSASYGSGELVVALCVEYDALPDIGHACGHNVNAASAVGAALALAAVADELGITVKVLGTPAEETTGGKVNLIEEGFFEDVSLAMMVHAGGGDVVGGSSLAMSMWDVLFEGRPAHAAAAPMEGVNALDALVVAQTAIALARQQLPTASIVSLIVTEGGSAVNVIPERARASVEMRAPSIEKLRIIQDKVRRCLEAGAHASGCTLQVTPTGNDYAELRQDPFLSHAYRAAMTAIGRDVSFNAEPVASTDMGNVSQLVPSIHPIVGYDVRGAAHHTAEFAAFGASASADKAVLDAAFGLAAAASATALDPEERSRLLTRTSA; encoded by the coding sequence ATGACCGCCACCGGACTTAACAGCATGAGTCGCGGGGCCGGCGTCGTACGCGAATCCCAAGGCGACGTCGAGGCTACGCTGAAGGCCGCCACAGAACGCTGGAAACCGGACCTGCTGGACCTCAGCCACGCCATCCACGCTGATCCGGAGCTCGGCGGCCAGGAGTTCCGTGCCGTGAAGCGCGTCAGGCGGCTGCTTCGGACAGCCGGGTTCCGCTTCGATAATCGCCAGCCACTCCAGGCCACCGCGTTCAGCGCGAGCTACGGAAGCGGTGAACTGGTGGTGGCCCTCTGTGTTGAGTATGACGCCCTGCCGGACATCGGCCACGCCTGCGGACACAACGTCAATGCTGCCAGTGCCGTGGGGGCGGCGCTGGCCCTGGCGGCGGTGGCCGACGAACTCGGCATCACTGTCAAAGTGCTCGGAACGCCCGCGGAAGAGACCACCGGCGGCAAAGTGAACCTGATCGAGGAAGGCTTCTTCGAAGACGTCTCACTGGCGATGATGGTCCACGCCGGCGGGGGAGACGTCGTGGGCGGTTCGTCCTTGGCGATGTCCATGTGGGACGTGTTGTTCGAGGGCAGGCCGGCCCACGCCGCTGCTGCCCCGATGGAAGGGGTCAACGCCCTGGACGCGCTAGTCGTCGCGCAGACCGCCATTGCGCTGGCCAGGCAGCAGCTCCCGACGGCGTCGATCGTTTCGCTGATCGTCACTGAAGGCGGAAGCGCCGTCAACGTCATCCCCGAGCGTGCACGGGCGAGCGTTGAGATGCGGGCTCCGAGCATCGAGAAGCTGCGCATCATCCAGGACAAGGTCCGGCGGTGCCTCGAAGCAGGCGCCCACGCCAGCGGTTGCACCCTGCAAGTCACGCCAACCGGCAACGACTACGCCGAACTCCGCCAAGACCCGTTCCTGTCCCACGCCTACCGGGCAGCCATGACGGCCATCGGAAGGGACGTTTCCTTCAATGCCGAGCCAGTGGCTTCCACGGACATGGGCAACGTCTCCCAGCTGGTGCCGAGCATCCACCCGATCGTCGGCTACGACGTGAGGGGCGCGGCCCATCACACGGCCGAGTTCGCCGCCTTTGGCGCTTCGGCCTCCGCGGACAAAGCTGTGCTGGACGCCGCTTTTGGCCTGGCGGCCGCTGCGTCCGCTACCGCCTTGGATCCGGAGGAACGGAGCCGCCTATTGACCAGGACGAGCGCTTAG
- a CDS encoding acyltransferase, producing the protein MERAKPVRPPASRTTAVPGASAVRLEPAVRRDPAIDLVRFICLLLVVAAHCMMVSPVLHRDGKVTTENTLMEQSWFTPVVWVLMIVPLFFVLGGVTGLQSWRRLRARGGTGFDFAQLRLLRLVRPAMALLGTMWAGLWVALLLGVDPQVIQLMTTGAAMPLWFLAAYLTAQLSIPLMARLHQRAPLPTLGILVALIITVDSLRGAVPVLAFINMVFVWCAVQQLGFLMADGFFEHRSRTWLVGAIVVSNVLLGLVTGVGVYPGNMVVNINPPSLCLLLLGISQTATLQLLGTGIRWIASVRWIRTIIAVAGRRSMTVYLWHLPLLVGMSGLLLLTDFPKPAAGTAEWWWARIPVFFAVIGLLLPVVLLLGRLENRPTAASHARGPSRTAVVTAAVVVLIPVADAAFNGLTLALLGGGAACFALAVLLLGRVPTPVLPPPVQDGTRKREGKLSTLPAHGLRANLES; encoded by the coding sequence ATGGAACGGGCAAAGCCGGTTCGTCCTCCCGCCAGCCGGACCACGGCTGTGCCGGGAGCTTCGGCTGTGCGGCTGGAACCGGCTGTGCGGCGGGATCCAGCGATCGACCTTGTCCGTTTCATCTGCCTGCTCCTGGTGGTCGCGGCCCACTGCATGATGGTCAGCCCCGTTCTGCACAGGGATGGGAAAGTCACCACGGAAAACACGCTCATGGAGCAAAGTTGGTTCACGCCAGTGGTTTGGGTGCTCATGATCGTCCCGTTGTTCTTCGTGCTGGGCGGCGTAACCGGGTTGCAGTCGTGGCGACGGTTGAGGGCACGTGGTGGCACCGGCTTTGACTTCGCCCAGCTGAGACTGCTGCGCCTGGTCCGTCCGGCCATGGCCCTGCTCGGGACCATGTGGGCAGGACTCTGGGTGGCACTGCTCCTCGGCGTGGATCCACAGGTGATCCAATTGATGACCACTGGCGCCGCGATGCCCCTTTGGTTCCTGGCAGCGTACCTCACAGCCCAGCTCAGCATCCCGTTAATGGCCCGGCTCCACCAACGTGCCCCATTGCCGACCTTAGGCATACTCGTGGCGCTGATCATTACCGTTGATTCCCTGCGCGGAGCGGTCCCCGTGCTGGCCTTCATCAACATGGTGTTTGTCTGGTGCGCAGTCCAGCAGCTCGGCTTCCTCATGGCCGACGGCTTTTTTGAGCACCGCAGCAGAACCTGGCTGGTAGGGGCAATCGTAGTCAGTAACGTTCTGCTCGGACTGGTGACCGGCGTGGGCGTGTATCCGGGCAACATGGTGGTAAACATCAATCCGCCCAGCCTTTGCCTGCTCCTCCTGGGCATCTCGCAGACTGCAACCCTCCAACTCCTGGGCACGGGCATACGGTGGATCGCCTCCGTGCGCTGGATACGGACGATCATTGCCGTGGCGGGCCGCCGCTCCATGACCGTCTACCTCTGGCACCTTCCGCTGTTGGTAGGTATGTCCGGACTCCTGCTCCTCACCGACTTTCCCAAACCGGCAGCCGGTACAGCGGAATGGTGGTGGGCGCGCATCCCCGTCTTCTTCGCAGTCATCGGCCTGCTGCTGCCGGTCGTCTTGCTCCTTGGTCGCCTTGAGAACCGTCCGACGGCGGCCAGCCACGCCCGGGGTCCCTCGCGGACCGCTGTGGTGACTGCCGCCGTCGTGGTCCTTATCCCGGTTGCCGATGCCGCCTTCAATGGCCTGACGCTGGCGCTCCTGGGCGGGGGAGCTGCATGCTTCGCGCTCGCGGTCCTGCTGCTTGGCAGGGTCCCGACGCCGGTGCTACCGCCGCCGGTACAGGACGGGACACGAAAGCGCGAGGGGAAGCTTTCCACATTGCCAGCGCACGGTTTACGTGCCAATCTCGAATCATGA
- a CDS encoding GNAT family N-acetyltransferase: MTEHTESLADSFRAGVTTVRNDKFHRYELRVDGELAVISQFIDRPGHIDFTHTETRSQFKGQGLAKVLAHFALDDVVASGKRIIPHCPYIAAYLQKHEGYEQDVDWPAEKPVGEPDNE; this comes from the coding sequence ATGACCGAGCACACCGAATCATTGGCAGACTCCTTCCGCGCTGGCGTCACAACAGTGCGCAACGACAAATTCCACCGCTATGAACTCCGCGTAGACGGTGAGTTGGCGGTGATTTCCCAATTCATCGATAGGCCCGGTCACATCGATTTCACGCACACAGAAACTAGGTCCCAGTTCAAGGGCCAGGGATTGGCCAAGGTATTGGCCCACTTTGCCTTGGATGATGTGGTGGCGTCAGGCAAGCGCATCATTCCGCATTGCCCGTACATCGCCGCGTACCTGCAGAAGCATGAGGGTTATGAGCAGGACGTCGACTGGCCTGCAGAGAAGCCTGTAGGCGAACCGGACAACGAGTAG
- a CDS encoding RNA polymerase sigma factor, translating into MGSDFDTGSSGGTITAGPVSDQEIIATVRGGDTDAFDLLYRRHLAAAQYVARANTDNPSDADDVVAEAFASVFQALSSGKGPREFFRAYLLTVVQRTAHARNRKARLTQSAPDDATLDSAVVDADPILREFESSAVAAAFKSLPERWQAVLWHVDIEGMKPAAAAPFIGVSPNGVSSLLIRAREGLRQAYLQNHVVLAPDDECSEYSGQLGKYARNALKRTSREKVSAHLETCSKCTALLFELNHIQGAMRAALFPLVTGILLTPGATAGLLAASNPSGVTGQSAVTVRSLGNVWKVAVVAVMAAGVAILGLVAWFGQSGAETSNANDAPGTSASPGESNPTTATAQPPAHPSPAPTAAQLPQLFTPIEVPPSPASTEIAPKRAADVTNSGTVSSTTEATPSMAAASQTVDAAFGMESGGGVPERDISVGFSLLGDGTPGSGEAIFSLSENATFIPGKFSAPSGWSCSDPAAESRRIRCTIASIDPASLAFELGVSISNSAEGSTLNYQFAGQHIIAKSFANGFH; encoded by the coding sequence ATGGGGAGCGATTTTGATACTGGCTCCAGCGGTGGAACCATCACCGCTGGACCAGTCAGCGATCAGGAAATCATTGCGACGGTCCGTGGAGGCGACACTGATGCGTTCGACTTGTTGTACCGTCGGCATCTGGCGGCGGCTCAATACGTTGCGCGAGCGAATACTGATAACCCGAGCGACGCCGACGACGTCGTAGCCGAGGCATTCGCATCAGTGTTCCAGGCTCTGAGCAGCGGCAAAGGACCGCGGGAGTTTTTCCGCGCCTACCTGCTGACAGTGGTCCAGCGGACAGCGCATGCGCGGAACCGGAAAGCAAGGCTCACCCAGTCCGCGCCGGATGATGCCACCCTGGATTCCGCCGTCGTCGACGCCGATCCCATCTTGAGGGAATTCGAATCCTCAGCTGTGGCGGCGGCGTTCAAGTCGCTTCCCGAGCGTTGGCAAGCGGTGCTCTGGCACGTCGACATTGAGGGGATGAAACCGGCTGCTGCTGCGCCGTTCATCGGTGTCAGCCCCAATGGAGTGTCGTCTTTGCTGATCCGGGCAAGGGAGGGACTCCGCCAGGCGTATTTGCAAAACCACGTGGTGCTGGCACCCGATGATGAGTGTTCGGAGTATTCCGGCCAGTTGGGCAAATATGCACGGAACGCCCTGAAACGGACCTCACGCGAAAAAGTCAGTGCGCATCTGGAGACCTGTTCCAAGTGCACTGCGCTCCTCTTTGAACTTAACCACATCCAGGGTGCCATGAGGGCGGCTCTCTTCCCCTTGGTGACGGGCATCCTGTTGACTCCAGGCGCAACTGCGGGATTGCTCGCGGCATCGAATCCGTCCGGTGTCACTGGGCAGAGCGCTGTAACAGTTCGATCCCTCGGCAACGTGTGGAAGGTGGCTGTTGTTGCGGTAATGGCTGCAGGGGTGGCGATTCTTGGTCTGGTTGCATGGTTCGGGCAGTCCGGTGCGGAAACCAGCAACGCCAACGATGCCCCGGGCACCTCCGCGTCGCCCGGGGAATCCAACCCAACAACGGCTACGGCACAGCCGCCAGCCCACCCGTCCCCAGCTCCAACGGCGGCGCAGCTCCCGCAACTTTTTACGCCTATCGAGGTTCCGCCGAGTCCTGCATCCACTGAAATCGCACCCAAACGGGCAGCGGATGTCACGAACTCCGGAACGGTGTCCTCAACCACAGAGGCCACTCCTTCAATGGCTGCCGCATCGCAGACGGTCGATGCTGCCTTTGGCATGGAATCCGGAGGCGGGGTACCTGAGCGCGATATCAGTGTGGGCTTCTCACTGCTGGGGGACGGGACACCGGGCTCCGGTGAAGCAATCTTCAGCCTGTCAGAGAATGCCACATTCATCCCGGGGAAGTTCTCCGCGCCGTCCGGCTGGTCGTGCTCAGACCCTGCCGCGGAGAGTCGTCGGATCCGCTGCACCATAGCCTCGATCGATCCTGCCAGCCTGGCATTCGAATTGGGCGTTTCAATCTCAAATTCGGCCGAAGGAAGCACTCTGAACTACCAGTTTGCCGGCCAACACATCATTGCCAAGTCCTTCGCCAACGGCTTCCATTAG